GCTCTGCTCAACGCTTTGTTGGGCCAGGAGTGTTTTTCCGTCAGTCCGTTGCACGGCGAAACCAAAAAACCCGGCGAGGCCCCGTGGGCGGTGGCCAATCTGGGGGAGGGGCTCTTCCTCATCGATACCCCTGGTCTCGACGAGGTGGACGGCGAAGCCCGTGAGACCATGACCCGCCGTGTGGTACACGGCAGCGACCTGACCCTTTTCGTCACCGAGGGGGATCTGACCCACAGTGAGTTTCAGGCCTTCCGGGAGTTGATCTCCCAGGTTCACAAGCCCCTGATCCTCATTCTCAACAAGGCGGACCGCTTTACCCTGGAGGAGCGGGAGTTGCTGCTGGCCACCCTGCGGCAACGCACTGCGGGTTTGCTGCCGGCGGATCGCCTTCTGGCCTGCGCCGCCAAACCCCGCTCCCGAATCCACCTTGAAACCCTGCCCGACGGCTCCGAACGGGAGATCAGCCGACCCAGTCCGCCGGAGGTGGAAAATCTGCGTCAACTGTTGACCACCATTCTGCTCGCCGAGGGCAAGACCCTGGCGGCCGTCAACGCCGGTCTGGCTGCCGGGCGCTTCTCCGACCAGCTTTCGGTGGAGCTGACCAGTCTGTTCCACGACGCCGCCGAACGGGTCATCCGCGCCTACTGCATCGGCAAGGGGGTGGCCGTGGCCATCAATCCGCTGCCTCTGGTGGATATCCTGGCCATGGCCGCCGACGGGGCCATGGTGATGAATCTGGCCCAGGTCTACCACATGCGCATCGACGCCCACGAGGCGGGCCATCTGCTGCGCACCATCGCCGGGCAGATGCTCTTCCTGATGGGTACCGTTTACGGCACCCACCTGCTCTCTTCCGCCTTCAAGAGCGTCAGCGCCGGGCTTTCCACCTTCCTGACCGCCGGCGCCCAGGGCGCGGTGGCCTACTACGGCACCTACGCCATCGGACGCGCTGCGGAACGCTACTTCGCCCAGGGCAAATCCTGGGGTCCCGGCGGTCCCAAACAGGCGGTGCGGGAGATTCTCGACAGCCTGGACCGCCAGTCGATCCTCTCCCAGGCACGGGACGACATCCTGGCGCGGCTGCGGCCCGGGAACAAATCATGAATCTTTTGACTTTCAATATGTTATCTTTTAAGTATCAAAAAAAGAAAATGTTCTATCCTTTGACTTTTTATTATTTATAAATAAGCAAAATAAATAATTTTAT
The DNA window shown above is from Magnetococcales bacterium and carries:
- a CDS encoding GTP-binding protein, whose product is MIMDLSQRLRQLLGRRKTGFSDLPADGSHHLNLAKQSLRDLLDDPHIPHLVRQALQHDYQELQTLLGKLDAGHIHIAVCGRVGVGKSALLNALLGQECFSVSPLHGETKKPGEAPWAVANLGEGLFLIDTPGLDEVDGEARETMTRRVVHGSDLTLFVTEGDLTHSEFQAFRELISQVHKPLILILNKADRFTLEERELLLATLRQRTAGLLPADRLLACAAKPRSRIHLETLPDGSEREISRPSPPEVENLRQLLTTILLAEGKTLAAVNAGLAAGRFSDQLSVELTSLFHDAAERVIRAYCIGKGVAVAINPLPLVDILAMAADGAMVMNLAQVYHMRIDAHEAGHLLRTIAGQMLFLMGTVYGTHLLSSAFKSVSAGLSTFLTAGAQGAVAYYGTYAIGRAAERYFAQGKSWGPGGPKQAVREILDSLDRQSILSQARDDILARLRPGNKS